DNA from Brassica napus cultivar Da-Ae chromosome C4, Da-Ae, whole genome shotgun sequence:
TACATAACAACATACTTATGGGTAATGccgaaaaaaatataaaagaaacggACATGCAGACAACTAAACTCGTTGCTCATGAACTGAAAGACCAAACctttactaaaaatattacaCGAACAGCACACTGCTAAACCCTAAAGGCGCAATTCACAGACTATTAGatcaaaccaataaaaaaacaatcactTATGAAACTTGACCCACCTGAGAATACTGAGAAAGTATCTTCGCACGTGGTGCCTTAGCTAGCTTCTTCCCTGCCTTCGACTTCTCACCATCCGTCACAACTTCACCTAGATCCACAAAAACATTAGAAATCATAATTAATGAGACAAAATCGTGAGACAGACCACCAAACCTGCTATTGTAGGTGTCACCGCCACATCGGCTTCAGGGTTTGTGTCGGCTTCAAGAGAGATCTTCATCACAGGCACATCGGTTAAAACAGGCTTCTTTGCATCCATAGCTTACGGATCAGAGGATCCAAGCTCCGACTCTCCAGATTTCGAATCCAGGATCTGAAACCGGTCCTTATTTCTCAACCGGAATCTCGCTCGCCGACGAAGACCCGCCGGTTCCGCTCGCTAcctaagttaaaaaaaaattgaaaatcagatttgaaaccaaaaaaaaaaaaattcagattcGGATAAGAACTAACGTACAGATTAAATAGCAGCATGGATCTTGACCTTAGATCGCTTGGTAGGGCGTGGAGATGAGAAGACGGTTCaggggatgaagaagaagaagagaaactcTTGGAAGATGACGAGCTACGACTGGTCTTAACCATgtctcacaatttttttttcaatatcgaTCTTGTTCCCGATATAGAGAAGGAGAGGAAAGAGACGGAATCAAAAATATCAGAGACTTTATGTAAATGAGAAGAAAAACAGAACCAAACGTCGcgtcttcatcatctccacgtgataaccaaaccaaacattAAATCATATGTATTTAAAATGGGCCACTTCGATTTTATATCAGCCCACATAAGTGTGGCCCGATTGTAACTTCAAAAACTGTCTGGCAAAACGAAGTTTCactattggttgattttttataGTGACGTGGATATAGCTTTATAGTGGAAGATATTGGTgttttagtattgttagataTTACAACTCATATATGgtactcaatttttttttataaaaaaactcatATGATAGTtgatgtttataattttttactttttcataattataaaatacatgtgttaaaataattaatataatgaaataaaatttaatgttatcCCTTTATTAatatcctctatatattaaaagagaagcattacaacatatttttatagacgcatgtcatcaccacaatcattcttataatccttagaaaaatatgttggtccatataaatatataataagctttttattaaactaaccataaattaatcataaatattattcattgtttccttaaataaaaatcacgaaattacctaatgtggctaaagtatatattacaattaatgattttgaataataaagatttgatagaaattagtctattctctatcatttttaaaaaattgaacttattcaaataaattaagcaaccacattaactatataataaaaatttagatttttttcgtatatgttatattttgaatttttaaaaacgaatataaatgactaaagttgttaaaaatctcacattgaaattttggtgatccatggtttaaaatttattttataacaagatacaaatgattacgaaattacataagtaggaaatctcatttaataaatattatatatatgtatattaatatttttcaaaaataaattatataccatataaaatacatatgtattttagtttcgaatttgttttgaatttgttttgataaaaaattttaacaattattgacaacttaatattaagattttaaattttgcattgaatgtttttaaaattataaattactaaaactattaaacatcccacaaattttttattgttatcattgatttaaaaattttgttataaagaaatacaaattatcaaaaataatatgagtataaaatatttttttaatagatgtcaatattaaaaatgtactatatatctatgttaatatcatttaaacttagttttataccatataaaatagaaaaagtgtttgtctggattaataaaatttatttaagtatttgtaccaatttaattatatacgtaatagttactaaatttttaattatttaatatatatttattatttcataatatgtaaaaaaatatataatacttaaaaataatttatatataatattcatcccacgtaaggcgcggatcttaacctagtttattaataaaggagaatcaaaataaaagaataatcTTAAAAGGTAGAATATTTACATTTGTGTCATTTTGTATACGTGTCATCATGTGAGCTTTTCTCAGCTTTTTTTAGCTTTTACTCTTTCATAACTAGACTATTTACCAAAGATGCCACTTGACTAACGTATTGCATAACTTAAAGATTTCTATACTATTGCATGGATTTAGGGCAACAATAATACATACTAGTGGGGTGTTCGCGCggattattgttttattattgttaagagcatgatttttttggataatgtaattatgttatcgtttttatttgttaagatcattatttgatgtttttagtttgttatGTAGTAGatgataagttaatatattttgcgtttttttttttgaataatgtgttgttgtgtggATAGTACTTGTTAGTAGTCAAATGAGCTTCTAACGTAAactaatattgaatttcaataactttgcatctacacatttgttgattctaaaattAACGGTTTCATCgttaaaattgtattatatttttttcatatttttgaaaattataatttttaagatgttttttgccctctccccatattttaaacttgagccctcaccgtctatgtatttcgttacatttctggtgtgcggtgcttctcaccatcaccggaaaaagactcacatttttctcttgttcttcttgtcttcttcacctatgagattatatggtatttgttgcagatcgggtttatgagttttcagttgTTCGGTTGCTTCCCACGGCATTGTAGGCTGTTCCAGTCAATATTGattgctcctcttcttccttagatttcagctgatgttaggaactgcatctcTTTGGTTGAATCAGAGTTTATTTGTCTTTGATTTTGtattcctcgtcgttggcttacTGTCAATAGTCTCTGCTCGTTTTGGTtatcaagatctagtttttggtgttctgaCTTCTATGCTTTCTTTCATAACTTGAGGACGGCTTCATAGTTTTCTGATTTCGCTCTGTCTCCCTTTCCCACTCTATTCTTGCATCTTtttgcagctttcatcgcatctctggtggctctccctttcaccatgtttgccactcgagatttggataatgttttagttcgtgtatgctatgtgggcttggaaggttatttctggtctcaagtttagtctctgattttttggtggttgtcttccattctccctctctcaagttgttttttttctttccatgttttccttggtataggtgtgcggagttagtctcttggagctttggtcccttctatccagagctttgtggtttttcaGTTGGATGTCGTCTTGTATGTTCTTGTTTAGTCTGTGAGGTGTTTCTTACTTTTTAGCTACTGGTTGTGATTCCGGTGTTTTAGGCATATATTTTCCTGCTTTTTGGTGGCTTTGGCCTTTCGATTATTATTCTCCCTTTTGTCTACTTTCTTAGTTTATGTGTTGGTTGtctagtttcttattcttaatttgattatcttgtgatattaatagtgaaataaatataatttgtaaatgaaataataaaaattagttaaaataataaaatgatgaaaagtATTGCTATTTTTaggtgtgaataaattaaatatttaaaatatatttatattattttatttatttcttgaattttagagACCAATAAGtgtgagaaggattagataatacacaattagaaattgatggagaaaattgcaataatttaaaagaagaagaatttaaatacaaaaaaaaatatgaggatACATGTCAACAAACCCCTCTTCCACATGTCATTAGAAGGGAAAAagccaactttatatatatagatttcttgaattttagagACCAATAAGtgtgagaaggattagataatacacaattagaaattgatggagaaaattgcaataatttaaaagaagaagaatttaaatacaaaaaaaaaacatgaggatacatgtcaacaaacccccCTTCTACATGTCATAAGAAGGGAAAAAACcacctttatatatatagatgtacgaatacatagatttttttatttaccgTGGGGTCTTCCACACCTTACTATAAGCATATGTTTTCCATTATATGCAAATTATATGTAAGAATGtatgaatatatatttcttaacaTTTCATATCTGTCATTGTCGTCAGCCAATAATTAAAAATGGACATTAATCTAATATATTCTTCACTTTCAAGTGATCACAATGGTTTGATCCTCTGTGTGTTAAACTTAGTTTACATCTGTCTTATTAAAAGTAAAAGTACCTTTagaaattgtttggaaacaagataacaataaaaaattgaatacaATGTTGTTTGGAAACTTGTATAAcagtatattaagaaaaaaatgtaaaattgacttatgttattaagaaaaattggaagtatattatattatattacaaaGTAGTGGgcttatgttacttgatatacatattgcaaatcaaaataataatataaaattgatttatatcaaaatttctttaaaaatatacatatattcaaaaattgaattttactaaaatattttccaataaaaattataaaaaatgttttcaatacatttaagaaaaaacaatacaaatcccaatttcaaacaccaacttaaattattggttttatatttcacattaaaaatttaaaatataatttaattatttatatgatggtacatataaaatactattaatttattattatttatatgatggtacgtataaaataagactaattatatgatgatacatatatgatatataatagtaaTTAGGGGTGAGTGTTCAGATACCC
Protein-coding regions in this window:
- the LOC106377252 gene encoding uncharacterized protein LOC106377252 isoform X1, whose protein sequence is MDAKKPVLTDVPVMKISLEADTNPEADVAVTPTIAGEVVTDGEKSKAGKKLAKAPRAKILSQYSQNPHHIMRGHVFTVGRQGCDLSIKDQYMPSTLCEIKQSDQEVHRLQLWR
- the LOC106377252 gene encoding uncharacterized protein LOC106377252 isoform X2, which produces MDAKKPVLTDVPVMKISLEADTNPEADVAVTPTIAGEVVTDGEKSKAGKKLAKAPRAKILSQYSQNPHHIMRGHVFTVGRQGCDLSIKDQYMPSTLCEIKQSDEVHRLQLWR